The nucleotide sequence AAATTTACGACATGATTGAAGTTACCACCGATTAGTATCTCCGCATGATTGTCTTTATAAAGATCGTATTGTAAAAGACGGTCTTTTTTATTTGCGTAAACATCGTTATGGTACTGGACTAATTGTTCTCGGATTTGATTGATTGCTGTAAAATCACGATACTGAAGGTTGAAACGCATCGTGATTGGTGCATTTAGCATGAATCGCTGCATTTCTTTTGCTGCTTCCTCTGCTTGATCTCCGTATAGGAACTCAAAAAGATTACGTTCAGAAAATTTCCATTGCCCGCCAACCTTTGTTCCTTTTAGTTTTCCTTCATGAAGATAATTTCTGATAGAACGTGTAGTAACACCTAATTGTTCGGCTAATTCATTTACTGAGTAAAAATCTTTCAATGTTCACCCTCCTATGTGAATGGTTCTACTGACTTAGTTGATATTTGCTTAATCACGAAATGTAGAAAGAACGATTTTAATTAAGGTCATTGTAAAAATCAAGTCAGAAAATTCTAACTTTTCTTTCTCTAAAGAAATTCGTTCTCTCCTAAAGTGATATTATATTTAAATATACCTGAAAATAATGGGCAGTATTATGAAAGATCACTGATATTTTCTCGTATTTTTTCCTTATTCAAAAGTTTTGCAGGAAAATTGCTGAAAAAATAATTTTACTAAGTGGAAAATTCAAAGCCATTCAATCAGTGATTTTTTTCAGCACAAGAAAGACTCCTTATAAAAATAGCAGATACTTTGTCAATTAAGTGTTTAACCAGGGATGATAAAAAGGATAGGATTGAACAAAACCTGTATAAGCTGATGAATAGTTTCCTCGCCAGTAAAAGGTTTATTCGTATAAAGCTTTATCGCCAAAATTTATCATGACCTTTTTTATCTTCAATATTAAATGAAATCAATTGTTCAATCAATTCCCAGTTGATTACACTTTTCCAAGGAACTTTGATGACGTTATCCGTATATACGTAGCCTGCTTCTTGGATATTTTTTTCAAGGGCACGAATCGCTGCTTTTTCCGGTGCGATAGAAAAATGATTTTTAGCAAAACTAAATGCAATAATAAAGGTACCATGGTCAGTAAACATAGGTTGGTTCCATTTTACAGTTGTGTCTAGCTGGGGATACGTTTCTGTTATCTTAGCAAAAAGGTCTTTGATCTTTTGTTGATGTTCTTTTTCTTTGATCTGATTGATGATCGGCTGAAATTTTTCCATTCTAAAACGCCTCCATTAAGTGGTTTGATTTATTTTACCAGAAAAACAATAGTTATGTATAAAAAACGAACAAAACACAAGTAATGTTGTAACCGCTATATTTATATGATAAGATGTCTCAAATAATAAAATAGAAAAGAGACATAAAAATGATTGACTTGGCAAAGAAATTCTTACACGAAAATATATATTTTGAGTTGTATCATCATCGAGCCATTTATACAAATGAAGATGCTTTGGTAATAAAGAAAGAACAAGGATTTACAGGTACAGAGACCAAAAGCTTATTCTTAAAAGATAAAAAAGATAATAACTACGTATATCTGACTTTTACTACGAAACAAACGGATTTCAAAGCATTAGGGAAGATCGTCGGTAAAAGGCTTTCTATTGTTTCATCAGAACGCATGGAAGAACAAACGGGACAAAAGCAGGGCGCTGTTTCTCCGTTTGGTTATGAAAAACAGATTCCGATTATTATTGATGAAGAGCTCTTATCAAATGAAAAACTTGTTTTTGCACCAGGTAGACCAGATCAAACGATGGTCATCCAAACGGTTGACTTAAACAAAATCATCCAGCTACTTGAGATGCCGATATTTTTGATGCCGGCAAACGAAAAAAACAATTAACCAAGTAAAATAGTGCATACTTGGAGGTGAAGCAACATGATAAGTTATCCATTATTAGAAAGAAATGCAACGATTGGGGTTACTGCACCATCCTCAGGCGTATCAGAGGAACACCATTCGTTACTCGAATCAGCTTTAAAGAGAATGGAAGAAAAATCTTTCCAAGTAGTTACTGGAAAGACGCTTTGGACGCAAGATAAGGAAAAATCAGGTCCAGCAAGAAAACGAGCAGATGAATTCAATCAAATGATGCAAGATGAAAATATCCAAATGATCTTTCCGCCTTGGGGAGGAGAATTATTGATTGAGATTCTCGATTTTGTCGATTTTGATGCTCTACAACCAAAATGGATAGTAGGTTATTCAGATATTAGTACGTTGCTACTTGCTGTCACATTAAAAACAGGGATAGCCACTGCACATGGAACCAACCTTATTGATTTAAGAGGAGAGTACTTGGATGAAACGACAGCAATGTGGGAAAGTGTACTGAAAACAAGAGAAGGAGAATCGATTCTACAGCAACCTTCTGAAAAGTATCAAAAAGAGTGGCCCCATGAGCATTCATCATCTTCTGTTTTCCATCTCACTGAACCAACAAATTGGCAATCAGTCAGCGGAGATGCAGTAAGGATGAAGGGACGATTATTAGGTGGCTGTATTGATACGATCAGTCATTTAATCGGTACCCCTTATGGAGATGTCCAATCTTTTAAAAGAAAGTATAATGATGGAAAGCCGATCTTGTGGTTTCTAGAAAATTGTGAGCTATCGTCAGTTGATTTAAGAAGATCACTTGTTCAGATGAAACTGGCAGGATGGTTTGATGGCAGCTCGGGGATCATGTTCGGTAGAAGTGCAGCAGAGGATTTGTTAGATTATAAAATGAAGGATGTATATGAAGATCTGTCAAAGGAATTAAAACTACCGATCTTGTATGATATTGATTGTGGTCATGTACCGCCACAACTGACATTGATCAATGGTGCCTATGCAGAAGTAGCGGTAGAAGATAGAAAAGCGACTGTTTTGCAAACGTTTATTTAAAAAATTTTTTCCTGCCTTGGAGTTTATCAAAGACCAACAAATCTAAATAGAAAAGAAAATGAAAGAAGCTGACAGTATTTTGCCAGCTTCTTTTTGTATGATCTATTAGAAATTTTAATTATCCATAACTATCACATTGATCAGCTGTTTCACATCATTTGGATTACCTGTAGGAATAGCTACTACAGATGCATTATCAATAATTTCTTGAGTTGTTTCTCTAATGAACGCTGGATAAGATGTTTGATCTGCAGGCATTTGCCAATGTGAAGGAACTGGATAACTAGTGATTGTCCCGTCATGGTTACTTGAATACACTAAAACTCCCTGGTAACTGTATTTCCCAGTGAGCATAACCACATCTTTCGGATAGACTGCACTCCCTGCATCATAAGGGGCGATAGGTGTTCCTGCAGGATAATGAATAACATGTAGTTCGAAATCACCCGATGTATCTCTAAAAGTATTACCTCTAATTGCTAGCCAAACACGTGCGTACTCAATTTGTAGATCAGAATATCCTGCTAACGGATCTATTGACTGAGAAGACTGTGAGGAAGTTGTGTCTATTGTTGAAGAAGAAATATTTGTCTCAACTGTACTACTAGATGTAGAAGAAGTATTGGGCTCTGAGACTTTACTGCTTGTTGAAGATGTATTCGTTTCAGTAGAAGCTGATTTCTGAGTACTTGATTTTTCAGCTGAACTGGTTTGTTTGATTGAACTTTTGTCTGTGGTCGCAGATGGATCACTATTTTCTTTACTAGGAGACGTACATCCTACAAGGAATAAAGAGACCAACAATAAAATAAAACCTAACTTTTTCATATAAAATACCTCATTATTTTTTTAATACCAGTATAGCATAATCCTGAATTTTTGAATCCGTAAAACCTTGTCTATGAATATAAATAGAGTGTATCTTCTTTGATAAATGTCAGAAAAAGTGTGACAAATAACCATCAGTAAAATTACTTGTCATACTATTGATAAGGAGTATTTAATTGAAGAGAATGATTAGGAGAAAGGATCTCCGTACTTTTTATAGTAATCATAGAATCCAAGTTTGTATAGACGAATCTTTTTTTCTCTTATTTCTTCTGTTTCAAAATGGACTGCTTGAAGAATCAAGTCTGTGAATTCTATAGGAGCTGTTCCATTCGCAGTAATCAAATTACGATCTTTCACAGCTTGTTGTTCTATAAAATCTTCTTTATTCTGATAATTTTCCGATTCTAACCAAGGAAATTGCGCATTTCCGGTGTGTTTGTAACCTTGCAATAATCCGCTCTGAGCTAAATAATCAACTGCCCCACAAATAGCAGCTACTGGTACGTCTGTTTTTAACAATTTATCGATTATTTGATATAAATGATGATTTTTTATGTCCCATGAATTGCCACCGATCATAATAAAAAGGTCAACTTTTTCAGGTATTTGTTCGATTAAGTAATCGATTTTTGTTTTTAATCCTCCAATGGAAGTGACCTCTGATTGGATAGAAGCAGTTTTGTTTTGCCATCCCTCTTTTTGGTTTAGTGTGCTAGTAATATAAGCACCTTCCCAATCGGCATATTCCTCTAATAGAAACGTAATCGCAGTTTTCATTTTCAAGCTCTCCTTTACTATCTATGACAAGGACAACAGTTTTAACATACAGACATTCATTAAATTTGGATAGCGACAGCGAAAACAACAATTCTTAAGTTTTAGACAGAGTATACAGACAGTCAACTTAATTAAATACGAACTAAATAAAAATGACAGGTAATCATTTTTGTTTACCAGCATTATAACATTTTGCATACATGGATGACAAAAGAACCAATTCCCACTTGCTTGAGTACAATCTTAAAAGAAACTGGAAGGCAAAAAGTAATTATAGAAACGAAAAATAAATCATATCGGGCACTCAGACATGAAAACAACCCTAGAAATATATAACTAGTCCAATGAAAAAACAGCGAATGCCGTAGAAAACAAGGATTCTGCGTACATTCATATCTCATTTTGCGAGCATATCTGCTATTACTGTGACTAAATGTTAATATGGTTAAAATGACCGTTATATTTTTTATATAAATATCGTATAATTAGTATGAATATAGAAGAAGGAAAGAAGCTGCAATCTTGGAACCTAAAGACAAGTATTTAGATTACGCTAGGGTCAATAAAGATAAATTTATTGAAACAATCATCAAGGGAAAAATCCCTGATGATGAAAAAGATGCGGTATTCATGGCTGGAAGCCCAGGAGCAGGTAAAACAGAGGTTGCACTAGGTTTAGCTGAAAATTATGACAACCATGTTGTGATTGATGCGGACTATTTTAGAGCACAATTTCCAGAATACAATGGAAAGAACTCAAGTGTTTTTCAGAAAGCTTCTTCTTGGTTAGTTGAACAATCATTAAAATATGTACTGGAACATGGCTATTCTTTCATACTAAAGGATACTTTTGCTATCCTTAGTGCAGAGAAAAATATTATTCGAGCCCTTAAAAATAACTTTCGCGTTACGATTTTCTATGTTTACCAAGATCCCAAAGTTGCCTGGGATTTCACTCGAAAACGTGAACTAGCTGAAGGACGTCATGTGCCAAAAGAAATGTTTATCAATGCGTTTTTTAAGTCCAGAGAGAATATTGAAAAAGTCAAAAATAGACATCCTGAAGTAGTCCTTCACATAATGATTAAGGATTATCAAAACGACATTTCTGAAGTGCATTATGCAGCAGATAATATTCAATTAGTACTACCAATACAATATACTTCAAAAGAGTTGGAGGAGGAATTACATGACTGAGAAAGAACAAGTACAACAAATCGTGAAGAAGTATAATAAAAGTATCGCTGATTTATCAGAAAACGCCTCAGCGAAAGAATTTAAAACAGTAATGAAGTACGTAGCAGATGAAGCAAATCGTAAGCAGCGAAAACTAGTTGGGTTGGATAAATAAATTTTTTAAACCATATCCTTGTAAAGTTGAGTTTTTTATTTTAATGAATTAAGACTATTAAATAGATAATTATTGTAACTTAAAAAACACAGCTAAAAATTAGTTGTGTTTTTTATTAGGTTTACTTTTCTGGTATAAAAGGAACTAGCTACTTTTTCAAAATTTCTAAATCATTCAATATGTAGCGCTTACTAAATTATTCGCCATAAAATTTTATAATTGGATCACTCATTGTTTTACCTAAGTCATATTTAAGTAATAACCGGTGTTTTTACATAAGAAGACTTCGGGTATTTTTTAGTTTGATTAGCTCTGATATACCTATAAAGAATATGCTAAGGTAAGAATAGTAAAAATTCACATAGATGAGGTATAATAATGATGTTTTTATATATTACAGATAACTTGACACAAAATGAGTTTTTTTCGATTTTTCAAGTTATCTAATGCAATTATATTGATATCATTAGGAGCTGCATTGTTATGAATCCAACATTGATTACTAAGAAAGAATTACTAAAAAAATTAGATATTTCTACTGGTGTATTAGCTGATTTAATTAGAAATGGCATGCCAAAAGAGGGAGAAATGTTTAATCTTGATAAGATTATTACATGGCGAGAAAATTGGTCTAAAAACATATTAGGTGAGTTAGAAGTTGGTAGAGTATATACTAACAAAGAAATTTCAGAGAAGTTTAAATGTTCCAAACAGGGTGGAATGAGAAGATCTCATCAAACTAATACTCTTGTACTGTTTAGTGATCAAACAGGAAGTAATGTTTATAAAGATAAGTGGTTAAATGGTATTTTACAATATACCGGTATGGGGCTAAAAGGGGATCAAGTATTGGATAAGAATCAAAATAAAGTTTTAGCCAATTCAAAAAGTAATTTTGTAAAGATTCATTTATTTGAAACATTTAAACCAAAAGAACACACGTATCTGGGAGAAGTATATTTAGCAGGACAAATATATACTGTTAATGAAAAAGATAGTTCGGGCAACAGCAGAAAAGTATATAAATTTCCATTAGCTTTAATAAATCAAGAGCAATTGATTGAAGATAAAGATATATATGCAATTGATTGAAGATAAAGATATATATAACCAGGAAGAAAATCAAACTAGACATATTCGTAATTTATCTGATGCTAAATTAGAGGAAGA is from Enterococcus faecium and encodes:
- a CDS encoding S66 family peptidase, translating into MISYPLLERNATIGVTAPSSGVSEEHHSLLESALKRMEEKSFQVVTGKTLWTQDKEKSGPARKRADEFNQMMQDENIQMIFPPWGGELLIEILDFVDFDALQPKWIVGYSDISTLLLAVTLKTGIATAHGTNLIDLRGEYLDETTAMWESVLKTREGESILQQPSEKYQKEWPHEHSSSSVFHLTEPTNWQSVSGDAVRMKGRLLGGCIDTISHLIGTPYGDVQSFKRKYNDGKPILWFLENCELSSVDLRRSLVQMKLAGWFDGSSGIMFGRSAAEDLLDYKMKDVYEDLSKELKLPILYDIDCGHVPPQLTLINGAYAEVAVEDRKATVLQTFI
- a CDS encoding YbaK/EbsC family protein; translation: MIDLAKKFLHENIYFELYHHRAIYTNEDALVIKKEQGFTGTETKSLFLKDKKDNNYVYLTFTTKQTDFKALGKIVGKRLSIVSSERMEEQTGQKQGAVSPFGYEKQIPIIIDEELLSNEKLVFAPGRPDQTMVIQTVDLNKIIQLLEMPIFLMPANEKNN
- a CDS encoding helix-turn-helix domain-containing protein codes for the protein MKDFYSVNELAEQLGVTTRSIRNYLHEGKLKGTKVGGQWKFSERNLFEFLYGDQAEEAAKEMQRFMLNAPITMRFNLQYRDFTAINQIREQLVQYHNDVYANKKDRLLQYDLYKDNHAEILIGGNFNHVVNFSQWINEKLLMQTDISLVS
- a CDS encoding type 1 glutamine amidotransferase family protein, translating into MKTAITFLLEEYADWEGAYITSTLNQKEGWQNKTASIQSEVTSIGGLKTKIDYLIEQIPEKVDLFIMIGGNSWDIKNHHLYQIIDKLLKTDVPVAAICGAVDYLAQSGLLQGYKHTGNAQFPWLESENYQNKEDFIEQQAVKDRNLITANGTAPIEFTDLILQAVHFETEEIREKKIRLYKLGFYDYYKKYGDPFS
- a CDS encoding iron chaperone, whose product is MEKFQPIINQIKEKEHQQKIKDLFAKITETYPQLDTTVKWNQPMFTDHGTFIIAFSFAKNHFSIAPEKAAIRALEKNIQEAGYVYTDNVIKVPWKSVINWELIEQLISFNIEDKKGHDKFWR
- a CDS encoding zeta toxin family protein, producing the protein MEPKDKYLDYARVNKDKFIETIIKGKIPDDEKDAVFMAGSPGAGKTEVALGLAENYDNHVVIDADYFRAQFPEYNGKNSSVFQKASSWLVEQSLKYVLEHGYSFILKDTFAILSAEKNIIRALKNNFRVTIFYVYQDPKVAWDFTRKRELAEGRHVPKEMFINAFFKSRENIEKVKNRHPEVVLHIMIKDYQNDISEVHYAADNIQLVLPIQYTSKELEEELHD